A DNA window from Sulfitobacter noctilucicola contains the following coding sequences:
- a CDS encoding L,D-transpeptidase family protein, producing the protein MNRISSRLKGLFLATAFAVGTGMVALPVPAFAQVTAFKQAIAEAASDDADIAAFYRTNGYQPIWTGSGEEDLNRRAQLMHAIRSAAGHGLPVARYDPEGLMERLASVRTSRDRGMAEVEMSRVFLRYARDIQTGMLTPKRIDPAIVREIPYRDRTGYLTDLSTAKPAAFFRALPPKSMEYNALIKEKVAMERLLLAGGWGPTVPAKSLKPGATGQDVIALRNRLIAMDYLDRTNARGYDADMQAAVQQFQIAHGLNDDGVAGAETMRQINVGVEKRLQSVMVALERERWFNTERGKRHVLVNIPDFSAKIIDDDKVTFRTRSVVGANKDDRPTPEFSDVMEHMVVNPSWYVPRSIVTKEYLPALKRNRNAASHIEITDRRGRKINRGAVNFAKYTERNFPFAMRQPPSRSNALGLVKFMFPNKYNIYLHDTPAKSLFARDVRAFSHGCVRLADPFDFAYEMLSKQEADPEGYFQSVLRSGRETKVVLKEPVPVHLIYRTAVTNARGHTEYRADVYGRDAKIWNALSRAGVVLGGVQG; encoded by the coding sequence ATGAACCGCATTTCGTCACGTTTGAAGGGATTGTTTCTGGCGACGGCGTTCGCTGTCGGTACAGGGATGGTCGCGTTGCCCGTTCCGGCATTTGCTCAGGTCACGGCCTTCAAGCAGGCGATTGCCGAAGCGGCCTCCGATGATGCGGATATCGCCGCTTTCTACCGGACCAACGGGTATCAGCCGATCTGGACAGGCAGCGGAGAGGAGGACCTTAACCGCCGCGCGCAGTTGATGCATGCGATCAGGTCTGCGGCGGGTCATGGGCTACCGGTCGCACGGTATGATCCCGAGGGGCTGATGGAGCGTTTGGCCAGCGTGCGAACCTCTCGCGATCGCGGGATGGCCGAGGTCGAAATGAGCCGCGTGTTTCTGAGATATGCCCGCGATATTCAGACCGGCATGCTGACGCCCAAGCGGATCGATCCCGCAATCGTGCGGGAGATTCCCTATCGCGACCGGACCGGATACCTGACCGACCTGAGCACTGCCAAGCCTGCCGCTTTTTTCCGCGCGCTGCCGCCCAAAAGCATGGAATACAACGCGCTGATTAAGGAAAAGGTCGCGATGGAGCGGCTGTTGCTTGCGGGGGGCTGGGGCCCGACCGTACCGGCGAAATCGTTGAAACCGGGCGCGACAGGTCAGGACGTGATTGCGCTGCGTAACCGGCTGATCGCGATGGATTATCTCGACCGTACGAATGCGCGTGGCTATGATGCCGACATGCAGGCCGCGGTCCAGCAATTCCAGATTGCCCATGGTTTGAACGACGACGGTGTCGCCGGTGCTGAGACCATGCGCCAGATCAACGTCGGCGTTGAGAAGCGGCTGCAATCGGTGATGGTCGCGTTGGAACGCGAGCGGTGGTTTAACACCGAGCGCGGAAAGCGGCATGTTCTGGTCAATATTCCCGATTTTTCCGCCAAGATCATTGATGATGACAAGGTGACCTTCCGCACACGCTCCGTCGTCGGTGCAAACAAGGACGACCGACCCACGCCCGAGTTCTCCGATGTGATGGAACATATGGTTGTAAATCCAAGCTGGTATGTTCCGCGCTCGATTGTGACCAAGGAATATTTGCCTGCCCTAAAGCGGAACCGCAATGCAGCCAGCCACATCGAGATCACGGACCGCCGTGGCCGCAAAATTAACCGTGGCGCCGTGAATTTCGCGAAATATACCGAGCGCAATTTCCCTTTTGCGATGCGGCAGCCGCCCAGCCGGTCAAACGCGCTTGGTTTGGTGAAATTCATGTTCCCGAACAAGTACAACATCTATTTGCATGACACGCCTGCCAAAAGCCTGTTCGCCCGCGACGTGCGAGCGTTCAGCCATGGCTGTGTACGTTTGGCCGACCCTTTCGATTTCGCCTACGAGATGCTGTCAAAGCAGGAAGCCGATCCGGAGGGGTACTTCCAGTCTGTTCTGCGGTCCGGCCGTGAGACAAAAGTTGTGCTGAAAGAGCCGGTGCCGGTCCACCTGATCTACCGCACAGCAGTTACCAATGCGCGTGGCCATACCGAGTACCGCGCTGATGTCTATGGCCGCGACGCCAAGATCTGGAATGCGCTGTCTCGTGCAGGGGTGGTCTTGGGCGGTGTTCAGGGATAA
- the lpxD gene encoding UDP-3-O-(3-hydroxymyristoyl)glucosamine N-acyltransferase produces MSYTIAEIAKSLGAEAAGDTSLVIARAAEPQSAGQDDLALAIDPKYAEGLADGSARAAMLWPGADWQALGLKAAIFPARPRYAMSGMTRMLDQGQGFAKGVHPSAIIDPTAVLGDDVSVGPLAIVSAGARIGNGSVIGPHAFVGVDVVLGEQAYLREHVSIGARVTIGARCILQPGARIGGDGFSFVTAEPSTVESARKTLGDQGEASAQPWIRIHSLGSVTIGNDVEIGMGCTIDCGTIRNTTIGDDTKLDNQVHLGHNVSIGSNCLICGQVGIAGSARIGNNVVMAGQVGVNDNIFVGDGVIAGGGTKLMSNVPAGRTMLGYPATQMDKQVEQYKALRRLPRMLREVAELRKAVFKSGQDG; encoded by the coding sequence ATGTCCTACACGATTGCCGAGATTGCCAAGTCACTGGGGGCAGAAGCCGCAGGTGATACGTCCCTTGTGATCGCACGCGCGGCTGAGCCGCAAAGTGCAGGACAGGATGATCTCGCCCTTGCGATCGACCCCAAGTATGCCGAGGGTCTGGCCGACGGGTCGGCGCGTGCGGCGATGCTGTGGCCCGGCGCAGATTGGCAGGCACTGGGGCTGAAAGCCGCTATTTTTCCTGCGCGTCCACGTTATGCGATGTCGGGGATGACCCGCATGTTGGATCAGGGGCAGGGGTTTGCAAAAGGTGTTCACCCGTCAGCGATCATTGATCCGACAGCGGTCCTTGGGGACGATGTCAGTGTTGGTCCGCTAGCTATCGTTTCAGCCGGAGCGCGGATCGGGAACGGATCGGTCATCGGCCCGCACGCCTTTGTCGGGGTGGACGTGGTTTTGGGCGAACAGGCCTATTTGCGCGAACACGTCAGCATCGGGGCACGTGTCACCATTGGCGCCCGCTGCATTCTCCAACCGGGGGCGCGGATCGGCGGGGACGGGTTCTCTTTTGTTACGGCAGAGCCTTCGACAGTTGAATCCGCCCGCAAAACGCTGGGCGATCAGGGCGAGGCGTCAGCCCAGCCGTGGATACGTATTCACTCTCTTGGGTCTGTAACCATCGGCAACGATGTCGAAATCGGCATGGGGTGCACCATCGACTGTGGCACAATCCGCAACACGACCATCGGCGATGATACGAAGCTCGATAATCAGGTGCATCTTGGACACAACGTGTCAATCGGTAGCAACTGTCTAATCTGCGGGCAGGTCGGCATCGCGGGATCTGCGCGCATCGGTAATAATGTGGTCATGGCGGGTCAGGTCGGCGTGAACGACAATATCTTTGTGGGCGACGGCGTGATCGCGGGCGGCGGCACCAAACTGATGTCGAATGTTCCGGCGGGACGGACTATGCTGGGATACCCCGCAACTCAGATGGACAAACAGGTCGAGCAGTACAAAGCCTTGCGCCGCCTGCCGCGCATGCTGCGCGAAGTGGCCGAGTTGAGAAAGGCTGTTTTCAAATCCGGTCAGGATGGCTAA